The Brienomyrus brachyistius isolate T26 chromosome 7, BBRACH_0.4, whole genome shotgun sequence DNA segment GCGCACATGTGCTCCAGAATGATGTCCATTTTCAACTTGTTGTCACATGGTGGGCAGACAGGCTTTGTGTCTGTGAAAGAGGGAGAAATGGGGATATGGTTAGGAGGGGGGCACTGAGGGAGGGGGTAGGGGGGATGCCGCTCCTGTGTTATTCCGTCCTGTTGGCTGGTCTATACAAACCAGCAGCTTTCCAAAACACAGAAGGCAGCGATTGTCCCAGCAGATGCAAATCTAGCACCCTCATCCGTGCCGCCCGCTGACATCGACACCCAAaacgggggtgagggggggctgGTCGGGACTCCACGCTAACGTACGTGGGCTTCCTGATCAAATTCGGATGTTTATGTTTTAAAGTTCCATGTACTTGCCAAACCGAGACTCATTCCGGCACAGAGGTTTCATCCTAAATACTTCTGCGATACCATAACGAAATTCAGAAAGCATTTCCCCTGTTGTGCAAGCTGGGAGGAGTGTGTTCGGGAAGTGAACAATAAAGAGCGCCTGGAGCTTTGTTTGTGTGCCAATGTGAGCTGGACACCTCATCAGGCTCCTCTGAAGGTGCCTGAAACTGCACATTATTACTGCATTGTTCGTTAAGATACCTTCAAAGTTTGCAGTTTTATGTTCAAAAACTCCTTTTTGGGTGTTTATTACTTGCTTTGACTCGCAGAATTACAGTAATTACAGCACTGGACACAGTTCAGCATTACCCACTAGGGCCAGCAGGGGGAATGGCGGTTAAGGGCATAGCAGTAGAATTAGAAGCCTGTCCAAGTCCCAGGCTGTTGTTTGCTGTTGTACAGTTGAGGAAGCATTACTGAATCGCATCTGAATTAAGATGTCCGGCTGTGGCAGCAGTTCAGTTCGTAAATTACATGCAGTCTGCTCAGCATGAGTGAAAACTGAGGCACGGGGGGTAGGTTTGGCTTAGTTCACCAAGTCTACATGGGGAAAGCTGGTGAATCTCAGGGGTGCAGAGAGACCTGCCACATTTGGCTCTGCTAATCAGACACGGACACAGCAAGAGGCAGCCAGAAGGAGAGACTCAGGAAGATAGTCAGACGTCGACATTCCTTAGCTTTTACAATGTTACTAGCCATATTTTCCCTGTCTGAGGAATACAATAATAACAATTGCTCCCCTCCTTTCTTTCTCCttctatttttctttctttctttctttctttcacttttgtcttttctttttctcttttttcctcTCTTCTTTCCAAAATGCAGGGACACACATGTTCCTTTTACTGCACTTCTGTTGCCACTGGGTCATTCTCAGACGGTACTTTTTCACCAGCATACACGAACCAAGCCGTACCCAAACCGTACCGCGAAGAGGCACTAGTTACAGGGCTGTTTCAGCAGGTTTCAGGCTTCCACTATAGGAGGGTCAGCTCGGTGAGGGTGTCACCAGGTTTGGAGAGCAACAGTGACGTATAACCAAAGAAATTTATTTCACACAGTGTACATTTTGATGTACTATGTGCAAATGCCCTCTAGCATGTCATTGACAATCGCCATGCTATGTTAGCATCAAACATTAGCATCAGCTTGCATAAATATGCATTATGTAGTTCCATTTTAAGTAAGTTCCATTTGAAAATTCTCAAGTTCAACGTGCAATCCTACTAATAACGAATAACATAAAGAATATATactttttccttcagataatccaaaCGCCAAACAACGGTATCTCTATGTACCAATCAGATGAACTAAAGGTTGCCGCTTCTTATTGGAGGTGTTAAGGTGGTGGAGGTGTTATGGTGGGGGAGGTGTTAAGAGAGGCAATACACAAGGTCCCAGTTCAGtcacgaagggggggggggggggaggagggcacgaGCCTGCTGAATTCGACCATTCTCCACACTAAACCGAGTATGTCATTGTCAAAAGGGTGATAAAGACATCAAGGACCTAAACGGCTAACAGCACCAGTGAGTAGTGTACTAATTAAGGAAGGGCTCGGTATGAGATGCGGACAAATGGCCTGTCCAGTTAAGCCAACACACAAGGCCTGGCTGTCGCCTTTGCACGCTCCCCTTTGTCCGCATTCACGCATTCAATGACGTGCTGATACTTCCCCTTGAGAAAACATGCCGAAGCACTAGTCCATGTCAGCTGGGATTCTTCTCTGTATTCTCACGTTTCATGAATAGGTGCATTAAACTGTGTCGCATTCAACTGTACATCAActtatttagcaaatgcttttatccaaagtgacgtgcgattgagaaagcagagtcagaCAGTCCATGGAGCAACTGGTCCAACAGTGAGGTAACTTTGCTgaactgggatttgaactggcaatctTTCTGATTGCAGGCACAGCGTCCGGACCAGCTGAGCCAAATACCACCTGCATTAAATGAGCTGCAGTTCTGGAACCAGAGATGCTAGATAAATTACGATTTCAAACCATATGTGTACACAGAATGGAAATTATTCTGGGAATTAAAGCCAAACTACGAACCATCAGCTGTATTTTCCTGTTGCCCTGAAATACATTACAAGGAGACGCAAAAACATCTTTACATCTGCCGCCCTATACTACTGTACAGGAAAAGCACAATGTTTCGAAACTGTGTCAAATCGCACACATTTCAATGCCACAGAATTGTGGGGGTGCTGCGGTGAAAGGCTGGACTTTTCATTTCAGGTTCACTTCTCAGGATTCTGCTGTTGTACCTGCACAGGAGGATTCAAAATCACCCCCCCTGTGTAAACTCCAAGCAAGATGCATAAGCAGATGTAAACACGTAAGACAAAAGCATGTCGAAGCAATTTAACCACACAGACATGAAGCTCAGGTGGACACAGATCATTTGATGTACATCTTCAGACAAAAACGAACACCCACACGTGTAACTTGCCGACCGAAGCAGGGAGGGGTTAATTTTCACTACGTGGCCCATGTCTGATACATACATCAATAGTCTGAGGCATACATGCATCTCCAAGGTTCAAGATCTTCCCAGCAGCCCCCACCGGGTAGCGGTTCAGCAGGATACAGGGTCACATCTCTCCCTTTATCATCCTGTTTGAAAAGACACACTAGGGATCGACTCTCAAGCCCCCCCCCATAGCTGAGTGCCTCCCTTATCACAGAACGCAGAGTGAGGCCAGGTGACGTCCAACCAAACGGTTGTACACGAAACTCCCACTTTTGACATTATCACCTGGGACAGAAGCCAAATGCTGCTAAAGCCACGATCACAGCCAGCTATTACCCTGCCTTATACATGTTGGGTGTGTATAGCATCCCATAAAAAGGACACGACTGCACTTCCCTCCACACGGCTGTAAATTGGATTCATTTCTGTCACTCTGGTGAACTGCTGTGCTCCATGGTGGATCAGACGGCAAAAATATAAGAAGAACATGTGGACTGTGTGAGGTCATCCATTCTGAATCATATGGCAGCAGGCAGCATAGCTTAAATGAAAACTGTTTTTCTAAAACCCCAAAATACAGATATAATCTTTTGGTTAAGTATCGTGGACCAGTTACTCACCCTCAAACTTCATCCTGAACAGTTACACGAAAAGGTAAGTGCTATAGGGCGGAGGATGTGGATAATATCTGAATAGATAAACGCGGTAAAACTGTTTATTTATGAGGAAATGGCTTGACGCCTTTGACTGAGTATCTGGGATGAGCCGTTTGCTGGAAATTGCTTCAGCGTGTAGAAGGCTTTGATAAACAAAACGCTCCTTGAACCTTAAAAAGGTGCTATTTTGCCATCTGCATCAGATTTGCATAAATTATCACCCACCCATGACCTCTGTTGCTTATCTAACACAGGAACAAGGCAAAATGGTTAAGGATGATACTGTGAGATACCTAAAGCAGCATTCTGCTAATTAATATAGAGCCGTTTACAATATAGACCAAAGTGCAGCTCTCTGATCCGAATTCCACCTGCCCACCCCCAGCTTCTGTGAATACGCTCCtgtcaaacagtccacatttttgcttccttccaGCTGCCGCAGCTGAAACGCGGACCGTCTGTAGATCCCCAGGGACCAGATTGGGATAGTGTTCTAACATAAACACAGATGGAATGGCTGAACAAGTCAAACAGCCCTGAACACAGTTAGACTCTTAACATCATGGGAAAGTCACATGACCCTCGTAGCCCCAAAACCGGCCAACAAGATACATTTTCCGTTTTCAGCTTTTGATGTTTGTTTATGGTGCTGAGTTGCTACAGACATTCAAGTTCGCGGTGACAAAGTCATCAGTTGTGAATCACAAACAAACGCTGTCCCTCACTTCTTCCTTCTGCCAGTCCTCCAAGGGGACCACTGGGAAGTTACCTTTCATATCTGAATAACCCCTCAAGGTAATGAAATCCAGCTCCTGCCTGACATTACAGCCAGCAGCACTGAGTGCTGTGCTCGACTGTAGGTGCCCATGTTCTGGTACAGAAATCACatgaccagaagaccacccccccccccaaagcagccTGCTAAAAGACTAAAAGAGAATGACTACCAGCTGTTTAGATAACAAATATAATATTGATTTCAGATGAGACTTAtgggagtaaaaataaaatcaggcTCTGGAAACGAGCCTCTTTGTTCTTCCAGGAAACACTGTAGGCCTAGAACCATGTTGGAGATTTTATATGAAAGATGGCAAGAGCTGGACACTTCAAATAATGGGCTGCTGTGCGGCCAATGAGAACAGCCGTACCATTCCCAGCGGGAGTGACAGAGCGCTGTCTGACCTAATACAGGCAGATACTCACAAACTGCTTTTCAGGACCCTGGGTtttggtgacccccccccccccccaccaagaaaAAGGTATTAAAAACTGCCAAACACAGCTTAAAACACATTTAGTGGAAATGTTgtcataaaaattattttctgaTTGACCCCTAATTAAAGCCATTGCCATGGACATGAAGGCCATTTCTGCGAATGTGAGAATGTTTATGTGAGAAATATTTGTAAGAAATACATGCCTGAAAAATGAAATTCACACAATTTCAGGCTTATGTGCTTCTGAGTAGTTCAAAGCGTAAATCTTGCAGGGTTCTGCATTACTAAAAGTATTGCAAATCCGTCACCCTGCAAGTTAACAAACTATGGATGAGTATCAATGGTTGAGTATCAATCATACTGTGTGCCACTCACACCTTACAATCCAGTCACAAACAAAGAGGTAAGTCTGGCCAGCTAATTTTGCTATACGTGCTTTGGCCAGCACCACAGACATGACCCACTGCAGGTCTGCTGAGAGGCGAATCAGGCATTTCCAACGTGGCTTAACCTGCCGCAGAATGCCGGTCACGGAAAGTCGCACCTTACCTGAAAATACCGTGGTATTCGTGGAGTTGGCCTGCCCCATGGAGATGCATATTTCATCGTCTTTGGGGAACTGGCTGCAGGAGAGCATCTCTGGCCAGGGGAAGCCAAACGCCTCCATGATGGGGGTGCAGCCGTCACGAACAGCCTCGCAAAGCCAGCGGCAGGGCATGATGGGGTGATCCAAGCACACGGGGGCGAACAGCGAGCACAAGAAGACCTGTGTGCCAGGATGGCAGCCCTTGTGCACCAAAGGTACCCAGCTGCCCGCCTGCTGTTTGACCTCCGCCAGACTCTCATGTTCAAGCAAGTTGGGCAGCAGCATCTGATTGTAGCCCACATTGTGGCACAGCTTCAGGTCACTGGGGATGTCAATGCATTGAGGCTTCTTCCCATAGGTGGGGGGATTATATGACTTCCATGTAATGAATTCCTCCTCGGAGGTCTGGGTGCATGTTATGCCCAGTGTTAGAACGAGGACCTGAAGCAGAACAGCCGGTCTCCGGAGGAGAAGAGAAGAGCACTCCATTTGCTCCTGCAGGGGAAGAGGGATGTCAAAGTGAGCGTGGAGAACTTGCTGAATAGGAGTTAAAACCACGGCTGAGCTGCGCTGTTTTTGCTCCTGCTCTGCGGCTGTGCAGCGCTGACAGACCAGACTGGACCCGACCACACCGACCGCCTAGGTGTCATTGAGTAAATCGCGCGCAGCCCAGGAACAAGAGGAGCCTCGGAGGCACCTCCTGGCCAATAGGAGACCGCCGTTGCCTTTTGACACGCACACGTAAATCAAAAGGCTCATTTAGCACGCTATTGTCACGGCTGGAGAGCGCTAGATTTACGTAAAGCAAATCGCAACGGGGTGTACGCTCGACGCAATTCTCTGTTTATGAGAAACTTATAGGAGTCGGATTTTACTGATGTGCTTCGGTAACGCAAAGTGTTCAACGATTGTTCCGTTACGGAGGTGTCACTTTGGATCTGTTCGTTAATTTTTAAATGTGGTGAATATCATCACTGAAAAAATGCATGCATCGGACAGAGTAAATAGTGAAAAACCcgtgaaatgtatttatttatcggAATACGGAATTTATTGTGAGATAAAGAACAAAAGGGGAAACAGCAGAAATttggtaaaataaataaacggtCTTACCTGATCAAATCGTGACCTGCAGGTTCTTGTTACATCCAAACTTTCAAAACAGACGTGAATATCTTTTCCTTCGTTTCTTTAATCACGCCGTTGATATTCAGATTAAGAAAAACACCTCCGAGCCGAGGATCTGGATCTCCTCACAGCCTATTAGGAGTCCCTGGACTTTGAAGAGTGTATGATTTGTATGTGCTGGAATGCAGATTGAGAATTTAAATAACTAGAAACCACTGGGAAGGAGAATGGGCTCTACTTTATTGTTTCCATCATTTGCAAATGATGTAGTTTATCTATCATGAATATGGACGCGGTGGCAAATGGATAAATGTACATTTCgttttttaaaatgaactgCGCGATGAAGTGATGTTTTGGGTCCCGCGGACTCGTGGAGAAGATGTTTCTGCTTCGGCAGTATCTCGGTTTTACTACACTGCGATAATTAACAGTCTATTGTTGTGAAACAACTTAGAAGTCATATATATCTGTCAAGCCGGATGTGGTTTCTGCAGCTTTCTGAGACAGTATAAATGCGTTTGCTGCATTCCCCATGACTCGTGAAATAAAAGGTTATCACTAGCACTCTCAAGTAGCCTGTCATTACTAACCTCATCTAGACTTACCAAACCATCGAGTACAAAACAATGCAAACATTcaaaaaacattcaaaatgcttataTTACGTAAAGGAGGCAAGGACTGAGTATGACTGACACATTTCACAGCTCAGACCTctttatttatgtgtttattattattattattattattatgagccATTGCGTGCGACTCAGAATGACGTTCACGTGTTTTTGTTCAAACGGGTaacaaattagctacatcagctTAAAGCATGAACATTACCGTGACTCGCAGAAAAGAACCACTTGATGAGGTGACATGTGATTACTTTGTCCGTCTTTGCCGGGCTGGACTTAAAAAACGGCTGTAGAGTGCTTGTGCTTATTGTTCTACAGTCTTAGGCCTCGGATTATTCGAGTCCGAATTTGAAATTTGAGGTAATttccgtgaaaaaaaaaacgttttgaaATGGATTCCAACGCGAATTACATTAGAttacaaaaatacattacaaaGACATATGGTAGACCGAATAGGAATTTAACTACAAATGTTCTGCtatgtgtattattattattattattattattattattattattattattgttgttgttgttgttgatgatgatgattttgTGAATAACATTGTGAAAAATTAAAAACTGAGTCCTACAACTTAAGTTATATAAACCCTACTGCATCAGCAAATGCAATGACGCACACTTTATAAtattgtaaataataaaaattgagGTCACAATTGTAATAATAGGCctaacaatagtaataatagcaataatgataataatcgcTCTTTTGAGTTTCGGAGTTTTCTTTATTGAATAggtaacaaaaatataaataggATTAATAGAATGTTCACACCCATATGTATATGCGGGTCCTTTGTGAGCCTGTAATCATTTAACGACAGTAACAACAGCGTTGCGAACGATCAAATTGATAGGTGTTTCTCTGATCGTGTTTCGTATATAACACCTGTAAAGTATCATTAAAGCTCATTCACTACGAATACACTAAGACTTTAGTAAGATGTTTCTCGTACATTTTATTCCAATAATTAGTAATATGTCGTTAGATTCATCACCTATAGACGGGCTACGAAAGGCAATGCGTATCCTCTGAAATCACTGCGCAGTTCAGGGCATTAGATTTCTCATGCCAATAAATATGAAATTTACAAGGATGGACTGTGAGACCCTGGATCACAGGAACAAGATAGAAAACCTCTGAGGGGTTCATTTAGGTAAATCACTCTGCATGTAGAAAACCATATGCTATCCAAAACGCGTTGGCAGCCACCATGAACGCTTGGAAATCACAAAACATTAAAGCAGAGGCCAGTAAAATTAAGGTGTTTTGCACAGAGCTTTTCAAGACTATATTTCTAAGAAATCGTAAATGTTAATATGTGAGCGAGAGGTTATTACAAAGAGAAGTAAGTAATGATTTAATGTGTCTCTAGGCTGTGTTTTATTAAGCCAGTCCGACGGCGTGCCCCTTGCAAGTTATGCGCTCCTTAACAGGGCAATCTTTGCGGCCGCAGATCACTTTATGTGACTAAATGACAGGGCAGGCAGAGGTGAGCAGGCACCCTGTCCTTACGGTCACTGGGATCGGTGATttctacaaacagaaactgcatTCGTTTACAACCCTGCGCTTGTATGCATAAATCTAACCGGTTTACTAGGTACCATAGTTTCATCGCTTCGGGTTTTGTCACTCAACCTTTGGGTGTAGCGGCCTGCTTGGAATCGTGCTTGGTTTAAAAACGCTTATTAAAGTAATATGACATATAGACGAATAATATTCATAAAGTGAAGTGAAGATTCTCCCTCCAAATATAAGGTTTAATTGTTATATTTTAATTTACTTAAGAATTATTTGATTGCTTGAGGTGCATTTCGCGAAATTGAGATGCGGGTTTTCCGGCTTTGTACAGAAAAATCTCCTGTCAGCTTCGGGCTTTTCCAGTCTCGTGAAACACCGGCTGCAAACGGGAGATGGTTGCGCTGGTGCCCCCTTCGCTTTTCTGGCGATCTTCTGtctgtgtatctggcttaaggACGGTGCCAGAAGATGTGTTCCAAACACCAGACGCAAAACTGCTATCTGTCAGCAAACACGGGATGCTTCTTCAACATGCAAACATTTTTGGGAGCGATAAAGAGATAAAACGATGTTATCTGAAGTCAGTATCGCGCTTTCTGACTGCTTCCACCAGAATACTTAAGATAaagatttttattgtgttctgATCTTCATCTGTACAAAGAGCCTGGAGTTTTATTTTCAGACCCATTTAAC contains these protein-coding regions:
- the LOC125746596 gene encoding secreted frizzled-related protein 1-like → MECSSLLLRRPAVLLQVLVLTLGITCTQTSEEEFITWKSYNPPTYGKKPQCIDIPSDLKLCHNVGYNQMLLPNLLEHESLAEVKQQAGSWVPLVHKGCHPGTQVFLCSLFAPVCLDHPIMPCRWLCEAVRDGCTPIMEAFGFPWPEMLSCSQFPKDDEICISMGQANSTNTTVFSDTKPVCPPCDNKLKMDIILEHMCASEFAIKTKVKEVKLENSDRKVILHKKKKALKLGSLNSKELRNLMLYLKNGADCPCQQLDPPTNSNYLIMGRKVDKKYILTNIQKWEKSSKELKKAVKRLHTHKCPAFETVFK